In Pseudoalteromonas sp. MM1, a single window of DNA contains:
- a CDS encoding GH1 family beta-glucosidase produces the protein MTKLSLPSHSPLLTKNFVYGVATASFQIEGGVEHRLPCIWDTFCDTPNKIADSSNGHVACDHFNQWQNDIELIDSLGVDAYRLSISWPRVITLSGELNPEGVNFYINILDELNKRNIKAFVTLYHWDLPQHLEDKGGWLNRDTAYEFARYVKLISQAFGERVFSYATLNEPFCSAFLGYEVGIHAPGLVGKEYGKKAAHHLLLAHGLAMDVLKHTSPNTQNGIVLNFTPCYPLTQSAEDINAARYADDYLNQWYMKPIMDGQYPEIIKQLPSHQQPEIHPGDMDIISQSIDYLGINFYTRQIYKAHPSNIYEPLDPQGPLTDMGWEIYPQSFTDLLVALNNTYTLPPIYITENGAAMPDAIKNGEVNDVDRVNYYHSHLNAVHDATAQGVNIIGYFAWSLMDNFEWAEGYLKRFGIVYVDYKTQQRTIKASGQAYKSLIQSRK, from the coding sequence ATGACAAAATTATCGTTACCATCTCATTCACCTCTATTAACAAAAAACTTTGTTTATGGTGTGGCTACGGCATCATTTCAAATTGAAGGCGGGGTTGAGCATCGCCTACCCTGTATATGGGATACCTTTTGCGATACACCCAACAAAATAGCCGACAGCTCAAATGGGCATGTTGCCTGCGATCATTTCAACCAGTGGCAAAACGATATTGAATTAATAGACTCGCTTGGCGTAGATGCGTATCGACTTTCTATCTCTTGGCCGCGAGTTATCACCTTATCGGGCGAGCTAAACCCTGAGGGCGTAAATTTTTATATTAATATTCTTGATGAGCTCAATAAGCGCAACATTAAAGCGTTCGTAACGCTATATCACTGGGATTTACCTCAACATTTAGAAGATAAAGGCGGCTGGTTAAATCGCGATACAGCTTATGAATTTGCTCGGTATGTAAAGCTTATTAGCCAAGCATTTGGCGAGCGGGTGTTTTCGTACGCGACCCTAAATGAGCCATTTTGCAGTGCCTTTTTAGGCTACGAAGTAGGCATACATGCTCCAGGTTTAGTGGGCAAAGAGTACGGTAAAAAAGCGGCTCACCATTTATTGCTTGCCCATGGATTGGCAATGGATGTGCTAAAACACACCTCGCCTAATACTCAAAATGGTATTGTGCTTAATTTTACACCTTGCTATCCCTTAACGCAGTCAGCAGAAGATATAAATGCAGCCCGTTACGCCGATGATTATTTAAATCAATGGTATATGAAACCAATAATGGACGGCCAATACCCAGAAATTATAAAACAGCTTCCTAGCCATCAGCAGCCTGAAATCCACCCAGGCGATATGGACATAATTTCACAGTCTATTGATTACTTAGGCATTAATTTTTATACGCGCCAAATATACAAAGCGCATCCTAGCAATATATACGAGCCACTTGATCCACAAGGGCCTCTAACCGACATGGGCTGGGAAATTTACCCGCAGTCGTTTACCGATTTACTTGTAGCACTTAACAATACCTACACCTTACCGCCTATTTATATTACCGAGAACGGCGCGGCGATGCCCGACGCCATTAAAAATGGCGAGGTAAACGATGTAGATCGCGTAAACTATTATCATAGCCACTTAAATGCCGTGCACGATGCCACAGCACAAGGGGTTAATATTATTGGTTACTTTGCGTGGAGCTTAATGGATAATTTTGAATGGGCTGAGGGCTATCTAAAACGCTTTGGTATTGTTTACGTTGATTATAAAACTCAGCAACGTACTATAAAAGCCAGTGGCCAAGCTTATAAAAGCTTAATACAAAGCCGTAAATAG
- a CDS encoding glycoside-pentoside-hexuronide (GPH):cation symporter codes for MISVKEKIAYGLGDTASNIIFQTVMMFLMLYYTDVVGLSPAVVGTLFLVVRLFDAITDPVMGNLADKTKSRFGHFRPYLLWLALPFALISILAFTTPELEGTDKIIYAFTTYTLLMVAYTAINIPYCALGGVLTSDVKERVSVQSYRFVFGMLGGVIVAGCTMPMVEYFGQGDNAKGYQYTMTAMSLLGLVLFLLCFFGTKERVEQPPEQNLSLFKSLKTLIKNDQWRVLCAAALFLLTGQVLRLTLGVYYVKYYLGQEDLITSFMTLGVFASMVGCACAQPLAKRFCKIKAYISLQLIAAGICIASYFISPDNITLAFAAFILWKFFLDMATPLLWAKMADTIDYGHHKTGVRITGLVYSGVIFFIKMGVALGGAIAGWLLSFYNYQAQTMQSLDTQQGILLSFTIIPAFGSLFVAFIMRKYTLNNAQLASIQASLKTSAS; via the coding sequence ATGATAAGTGTAAAAGAAAAAATAGCCTATGGCCTTGGCGATACGGCGAGTAATATTATTTTTCAAACAGTTATGATGTTTTTAATGCTTTACTACACAGATGTAGTAGGGCTTTCTCCTGCGGTGGTAGGCACCCTATTTTTAGTGGTTAGATTGTTTGATGCCATCACCGACCCGGTTATGGGTAACTTAGCCGATAAAACCAAATCGCGCTTTGGCCATTTTAGGCCCTATTTATTGTGGCTTGCCCTGCCCTTTGCGCTTATTAGTATTTTAGCTTTTACCACGCCAGAGCTTGAAGGCACAGATAAAATTATTTACGCCTTTACCACCTACACCTTGCTTATGGTGGCGTATACCGCCATAAATATTCCTTACTGCGCATTAGGTGGGGTGCTCACAAGCGATGTAAAAGAGCGTGTTAGCGTGCAATCGTATCGTTTTGTGTTTGGTATGTTAGGCGGCGTTATTGTCGCCGGCTGTACAATGCCAATGGTTGAATACTTTGGCCAAGGCGATAACGCCAAAGGCTATCAATACACCATGACGGCAATGAGCTTGCTTGGCTTAGTGTTATTCTTACTGTGTTTTTTTGGTACCAAAGAGCGCGTAGAGCAACCTCCTGAGCAAAACCTGTCGTTGTTTAAAAGTTTAAAAACCTTGATTAAAAACGATCAATGGCGTGTCCTGTGCGCTGCCGCACTGTTTTTACTCACTGGCCAAGTATTGCGTTTAACCTTAGGGGTTTATTACGTTAAATACTATTTAGGGCAAGAAGATTTAATTACCTCCTTTATGACCTTAGGCGTGTTTGCCAGTATGGTTGGGTGTGCGTGTGCTCAGCCGTTGGCTAAACGGTTTTGTAAAATAAAAGCCTATATTAGTTTGCAGTTAATTGCTGCAGGCATATGCATTGCGAGCTATTTTATCTCCCCTGATAACATTACTTTGGCATTTGCCGCCTTTATTTTGTGGAAGTTTTTTTTAGATATGGCCACCCCGCTACTGTGGGCAAAAATGGCCGACACCATAGACTACGGGCACCACAAAACTGGGGTAAGAATTACTGGCCTTGTGTATTCGGGCGTTATATTTTTCATAAAAATGGGTGTGGCGTTAGGCGGGGCAATTGCAGGCTGGCTGCTGTCTTTTTATAATTATCAGGCGCAAACAATGCAGAGCCTGGATACGCAGCAAGGTATTTTATTATCGTTTACTATTATACCGGCGTTTGGTTCTTTGTTTGTTGCTTTTATTATGCGTAAATACACGCTCAATAACGCACAGTTAGCCTCTATACAGGCATCGCTAAAAACTAGTGCTAGTTAA
- a CDS encoding LacI family DNA-binding transcriptional regulator: MATIYEVSELAGVSLATVSRVMNKNTRVSEKTTKKVLDAMQQLGYKPNSIAQSLASNRTNSVGILVSELHGPFFAQMMAGIESALRAAGKHVIITTGHSEDDKEKDGIEFLISRKCDALILHVESVSDDYLIELSKGKTPIYLINRYVHSLESNCISLDNELGGYLASKSIVEQGHKNIAYIAGPQVKADARNRLKGHKKALRENNIPFNEALFYEGDFNEIGGSKGLEKLLNTRIPFSALVCANDEMASGAMKYAREHGFNLPNDLSVIGFDNVIFANYLYPTLTTIDNPVEEMGEMAAKMVLQDVYQYKNLHINRVFEPTLIKRDSTQALPK, from the coding sequence ATGGCCACAATTTATGAAGTGTCGGAGCTTGCTGGCGTATCGTTAGCTACAGTGTCACGGGTAATGAATAAAAACACCCGCGTAAGTGAAAAAACCACCAAAAAAGTACTCGATGCAATGCAACAGCTGGGCTATAAGCCCAACTCTATTGCGCAATCGCTTGCCTCGAACAGAACCAACAGCGTGGGAATTTTGGTCTCAGAGCTTCATGGTCCTTTTTTCGCTCAAATGATGGCGGGCATCGAGTCAGCCCTGCGCGCTGCGGGTAAGCACGTTATTATTACCACCGGTCACAGTGAAGACGATAAAGAAAAAGACGGCATTGAATTTTTAATTAGCCGCAAATGCGATGCGCTTATTTTACATGTAGAGTCAGTCAGTGATGACTACCTAATTGAGCTAAGTAAAGGTAAAACCCCTATTTACCTTATTAACCGATACGTACATTCACTTGAAAGTAACTGCATTAGCCTAGATAACGAGCTCGGCGGCTACTTAGCCAGTAAATCTATTGTTGAACAAGGCCACAAAAATATTGCTTATATTGCGGGGCCGCAAGTTAAAGCCGATGCCAGAAACCGTTTAAAAGGACATAAAAAAGCGCTTCGTGAGAACAATATCCCCTTTAATGAGGCGCTGTTTTACGAAGGTGATTTTAACGAAATTGGTGGCAGCAAAGGCCTTGAAAAACTACTCAATACGCGTATTCCCTTTAGTGCTTTAGTGTGTGCCAACGATGAAATGGCATCAGGCGCTATGAAATACGCCCGTGAGCATGGCTTTAATTTACCAAACGATTTGTCGGTTATTGGCTTTGATAACGTTATATTTGCCAATTACCTTTACCCTACACTTACCACCATAGATAACCCAGTAGAAGAAATGGGTGAGATGGCTGCAAAAATGGTGCTACAAGATGTGTATCAGTATAAAAACTTACACATAAACCGCGTGTTTGAACCCACTTTAATTAAACGCGACTCAACCCAAGCATTGCCAAAATAA
- a CDS encoding DUF2987 domain-containing protein, which produces MNKGILKTTQAISLLALSVLTLNVNAKEFVMSYDGFYDRLKVVNKGDFQYARVNFYISDIATNEACAIKSGTILTENNEYPLNFTDKAQLLLPFDKQLDTDKAVIVVEPQNPDHDCQLKLQIEASEFEGLSFTKDSLYTINNELDELLTDLSGFFVSKLMWFLLPEQKGVAVTFKEPVTFNNPHIQCEKSICYFAVQDNWEDDVNLLGDIENVVKVTPWIAK; this is translated from the coding sequence ATGAATAAAGGAATTTTAAAAACCACTCAAGCTATATCGCTACTAGCACTGAGTGTTTTAACACTCAATGTTAACGCCAAAGAGTTTGTAATGTCGTACGATGGCTTTTACGATAGATTAAAAGTGGTTAACAAGGGCGACTTTCAGTATGCACGGGTTAACTTTTACATTAGCGACATTGCCACAAACGAGGCATGCGCTATTAAAAGCGGCACAATTTTAACCGAAAATAACGAATACCCGCTTAATTTTACCGATAAAGCACAGTTACTTTTACCGTTTGATAAGCAGCTCGATACGGATAAAGCCGTTATTGTTGTAGAGCCACAAAATCCTGATCACGATTGTCAGTTAAAATTGCAAATTGAGGCCAGCGAATTTGAAGGGCTTAGTTTCACTAAAGATTCGTTGTACACAATTAATAACGAGTTAGATGAACTTTTAACAGATTTATCGGGCTTTTTTGTTAGTAAGCTCATGTGGTTTTTATTGCCTGAGCAAAAAGGCGTTGCTGTAACGTTTAAAGAGCCTGTGACTTTTAATAACCCGCATATACAGTGCGAAAAATCAATCTGCTACTTTGCAGTACAGGATAACTGGGAAGATGACGTAAATCTGCTCGGTGATATAGAAAATGTAGTTAAAGTAACCCCGTGGATAGCAAAATAA
- a CDS encoding glucosaminidase domain-containing protein, whose translation MLKTILKLLLSVFFLWALAYPFMQSNEQEVEEQTTGEQPKKVKKKEKPLHNVTLPKFSEFADVKEKKQAFFDFIRPHVEAENKKILQQRAKLEIARMMLEYNEPLEKKQQRDIVNILKAYGLPETVNTLILSQALRRVDIIPKELALMQAANESAWGTSRFARIGLNFFGQWCYSKGCGMVPRRRNTGAAHEVAAFKSVRAAVSSYFRNINTHSAYKDLRLIREDLRRQQKPIAATALTHGLMSYSERGEAYIEELNTMINQNRAYFDE comes from the coding sequence ATGCTAAAAACCATTTTAAAGCTGTTACTAAGCGTATTTTTTTTATGGGCGCTTGCATATCCGTTTATGCAAAGTAATGAGCAAGAGGTTGAAGAACAAACCACAGGTGAACAACCTAAAAAAGTAAAGAAAAAAGAAAAACCCCTGCACAATGTTACCTTACCTAAATTTTCTGAATTTGCTGACGTAAAAGAGAAAAAACAGGCATTTTTTGATTTTATTCGCCCGCACGTTGAGGCTGAAAATAAAAAAATATTACAGCAACGCGCTAAGTTAGAAATTGCGCGTATGATGCTTGAATACAACGAACCGCTCGAGAAAAAACAACAGCGCGACATCGTTAATATTTTAAAAGCCTATGGCTTACCTGAAACAGTAAACACCCTAATTTTAAGCCAAGCGCTGCGCCGTGTTGATATTATTCCTAAAGAGCTTGCGCTAATGCAAGCGGCGAATGAGTCGGCGTGGGGTACATCGCGCTTTGCACGCATAGGGCTTAACTTTTTTGGCCAATGGTGCTATTCAAAAGGCTGCGGTATGGTTCCAAGACGCCGCAATACTGGAGCGGCACACGAAGTTGCTGCATTTAAGTCGGTACGTGCGGCAGTAAGCTCGTATTTTAGAAATATTAACACGCATTCTGCTTACAAAGATTTACGCCTGATACGCGAAGACCTGCGCCGACAGCAAAAGCCCATTGCGGCAACGGCATTAACCCATGGGTTAATGTCGTACTCTGAGCGCGGCGAGGCCTACATAGAAGAGTTAAACACCATGATTAACCAAAACAGAGCTTACTTTGATGAATAA
- a CDS encoding anti-phage deoxyguanosine triphosphatase, producing the protein MDKQWQQRIIEQAKHRPNDNRSPWQVDRSRIIHAAAFRRLQAKTQIMGIGLNDFYRTRLTHSLEVSQIGTGILRHLKAQHSDFEHFPSTGLLETLCLAHDIGHPPFGHGGEIALNYMMREHGGFEGNAQTLRIVAKLEPYSNGHGMNLTRRTLLGFIKYPAFIDDLWHTIPEINNTRSFIKADDWRPAKGLYKNDAQIFEWIIAPLNNNDKALLTSHTPIDQYRAKTRYKSLDSAIMEHADDIAYAVHDLEDAIATKVLTLDDWQTHALPHLNALNYDWLNTKLDSLTQRLFSKNDFERKDAIGELVNMFIIHIHLDVQHGDFDCPILKYTAKLDPQYERVLQILKHFVFKRLIRDPEMQQIEFKGQNLLIELFTAFASDPLRLLPETTQALYIEAEKQNQGMRIICDYLSGMSDEYAYKTYQRLFSPIQ; encoded by the coding sequence ATGGATAAACAGTGGCAACAACGAATAATAGAGCAAGCTAAACACCGCCCTAATGACAATCGTTCACCTTGGCAGGTTGACCGCTCTCGCATTATTCATGCGGCAGCATTTAGGCGTTTACAAGCAAAAACCCAAATTATGGGGATAGGTTTAAACGACTTTTATCGCACTCGTTTAACCCATTCGTTAGAAGTATCACAAATTGGTACCGGCATATTGCGGCATTTAAAAGCGCAGCACAGCGATTTTGAACATTTCCCCTCTACTGGTTTATTAGAAACCTTATGTTTAGCGCACGATATAGGCCATCCCCCGTTTGGCCACGGCGGCGAAATTGCCTTAAATTATATGATGCGTGAGCACGGTGGATTTGAAGGTAACGCACAAACATTGCGTATAGTAGCTAAACTTGAGCCTTACTCTAACGGGCACGGCATGAACCTAACTCGCCGCACGTTACTTGGCTTTATTAAATATCCCGCATTTATAGACGATTTATGGCACACCATTCCTGAGATAAATAACACACGCTCATTTATAAAAGCAGATGATTGGCGCCCCGCTAAAGGCTTATACAAAAACGATGCACAAATATTTGAGTGGATCATTGCCCCTTTAAACAACAACGACAAGGCGCTACTAACAAGTCATACGCCTATAGATCAATACCGTGCAAAAACCCGTTATAAATCGTTAGATAGCGCCATAATGGAACACGCCGATGATATAGCGTACGCAGTGCACGACCTAGAAGATGCAATAGCCACTAAAGTGCTTACACTAGATGATTGGCAAACACACGCATTACCCCACTTAAACGCGCTTAATTACGATTGGTTAAACACTAAATTAGACTCGCTCACCCAACGCTTGTTTTCAAAAAACGATTTTGAACGTAAAGACGCCATAGGCGAGCTGGTAAATATGTTTATTATTCATATTCATTTAGATGTGCAACATGGTGATTTTGATTGCCCTATTTTGAAGTACACCGCAAAGCTGGACCCGCAGTACGAGCGCGTTTTGCAAATATTAAAGCATTTTGTATTTAAGCGCTTAATACGCGACCCAGAAATGCAGCAAATAGAGTTTAAAGGTCAAAACTTACTAATTGAGTTATTTACCGCTTTTGCCAGCGACCCACTACGTTTATTGCCCGAAACCACACAAGCTCTTTACATAGAGGCCGAGAAACAAAACCAAGGCATGCGCATAATATGCGACTACCTAAGCGGCATGAGCGATGAATACGCTTATAAAACCTATCAAAGGTTGTTCTCCCCTATTCAATAA
- a CDS encoding Mpo1-like protein codes for MNTPHTFNSFKAFYPYYLKEHRNVTCRRLHFVGSVLVLAVIVIALLKQQYTLLWLLPVIGYGFAWVGHFFFEKNRPATFKHPIYSLWGDWVMFKDILIGKIKF; via the coding sequence ATGAACACACCACACACTTTTAACTCCTTTAAAGCGTTTTACCCGTATTACTTAAAAGAGCACCGCAATGTAACCTGCCGCCGTTTACACTTTGTGGGGAGCGTACTAGTACTGGCAGTTATCGTAATCGCGCTGTTAAAACAGCAATACACCCTATTATGGTTATTGCCTGTTATTGGCTACGGATTTGCGTGGGTTGGGCATTTCTTTTTTGAAAAAAACCGCCCTGCTACATTTAAGCACCCAATTTATAGCTTATGGGGAGATTGGGTTATGTTTAAAGATATACTTATCGGTAAAATAAAATTTTAA
- a CDS encoding TonB-dependent siderophore receptor, which produces MYKSLPFRLNNVKISTALAMGASFSLFGAFSAHAAEQSPQVQEDIEQISVIGSRRLGRTVEDSAVPIDIIGAEALTSSGLTETNALLSNLLPSFNFPQASLTDGSDHVRPAQLRGLAPDHTLVLVNGKRRHSSALLNLNGSTGRGSSSVDLNAIPANAIERIEVLRDGAAAQYGSDAIAGVINIVLKSASSGGSLAAIYGANITEMDGVPELESVSEGSDGNLVFTEGGDRSLTDGQTLTLQGNIGLELGDDGFLNISTEYRDRHSTNRADYDQRENYDRLEDGSLDPREFTVNRYNHNFGNGDVEDLSVFYNAGYQLANDVDLYSFGSYSKREGEGAGFYRRASDSRNIQEIYPDGFLPVITSDINDYSLALGVKGFISDWNYDVSAVYGEDAFEFGVTNSLNTSYGPTSQTTFDAGTLTYDQLTLNADLSREVDISFLESAVSVAIGAEYRREGYQIEAGEEASYAQGTFGPGGVVTGEDGPFGAAGAQVFPGFTPESEGDNSRHNVSFYIDLETYLTDDWNIAVAARYEDYSDFGDTLNGKIATRYSLTEDLAIRASASTGFRAPSLQQQYFTSVATVFVDSVPTETGTFAPSSDVAKALGSPGLDAEEATNYGVGFTWSTDFNFSLSVDYYQILIDDRIVLSNNLSGAAIEELLAGTGANQGRFFLNAIDSKTRGVDVVASYNLITDGYGDIAFNLGYNYGKNEVTDIIDPPAELQGAGFDQDNLFSGTELRRFEVSTPRNKYNLSATWTHDALRTTLRTTRYGETQDPSSTPELNEVLKPKWITDLDVAYAATDNLTLSLGANNIFDVYPDPTRENVEEVSTFSRLFAYSSFSPYGFNGRYVYGKIEMKF; this is translated from the coding sequence ATGTATAAAAGCCTACCGTTTAGGTTAAATAATGTAAAAATAAGTACAGCGCTGGCTATGGGTGCATCGTTTTCTCTATTCGGCGCATTTTCTGCACATGCAGCAGAGCAGTCGCCGCAAGTACAAGAAGATATAGAGCAAATAAGCGTTATTGGCTCACGTCGTTTGGGGCGTACTGTAGAAGATAGTGCCGTTCCTATTGATATTATTGGCGCAGAGGCGCTTACCAGCTCAGGCCTTACAGAGACAAACGCGCTGCTGAGCAATTTACTACCCAGCTTTAACTTTCCGCAAGCATCACTTACCGATGGCAGTGACCACGTACGCCCTGCACAGCTTCGTGGTTTAGCGCCCGATCATACCTTAGTGCTTGTTAATGGAAAGCGTCGTCATAGTAGTGCTCTACTCAATCTTAATGGTTCAACGGGCCGTGGCTCATCGTCTGTAGATTTAAATGCAATACCAGCTAATGCAATTGAACGCATTGAAGTTTTACGCGATGGCGCTGCAGCACAATACGGCTCTGATGCAATAGCGGGTGTGATTAATATTGTACTTAAAAGCGCAAGCAGCGGAGGCTCCCTTGCAGCTATTTATGGGGCAAATATTACTGAAATGGATGGTGTACCTGAGCTTGAATCGGTATCTGAGGGTAGCGATGGCAACTTAGTATTTACAGAAGGCGGCGATCGCTCTTTAACCGATGGGCAAACGCTCACTCTGCAAGGTAATATTGGTTTAGAGCTGGGTGATGATGGCTTTTTAAATATTTCGACCGAATACCGCGACCGCCACTCAACTAACCGTGCCGATTATGATCAACGCGAAAACTACGACCGATTAGAAGATGGTTCACTCGACCCTCGCGAGTTTACCGTTAACCGCTATAACCATAATTTTGGTAACGGCGATGTAGAAGACCTATCGGTTTTTTATAATGCAGGGTATCAACTAGCCAACGATGTAGATTTGTATTCTTTTGGCTCCTACTCTAAACGAGAAGGCGAAGGCGCTGGTTTTTATAGGCGCGCAAGTGACAGCCGTAATATTCAAGAAATTTACCCCGACGGTTTTTTACCTGTGATCACCTCAGATATAAACGACTACTCACTCGCGTTAGGTGTTAAGGGTTTTATAAGTGATTGGAACTACGATGTATCGGCTGTGTATGGGGAAGATGCATTTGAATTTGGCGTAACCAATAGTTTAAATACGTCGTACGGACCAACTAGCCAAACAACTTTTGATGCAGGTACGTTGACATACGATCAACTTACTTTAAATGCCGATTTAAGCCGCGAAGTTGATATAAGCTTTTTAGAAAGCGCAGTCAGTGTTGCCATTGGTGCTGAGTACCGCCGTGAAGGCTACCAAATAGAAGCTGGCGAAGAAGCCTCATACGCACAAGGCACATTTGGCCCAGGCGGTGTAGTCACAGGCGAAGATGGCCCGTTTGGTGCAGCAGGTGCACAAGTATTTCCTGGCTTTACACCTGAGTCTGAAGGTGACAACAGCCGTCATAATGTGAGTTTTTACATAGACTTAGAAACCTACCTCACAGATGATTGGAATATTGCTGTGGCAGCGCGTTATGAGGATTACTCAGATTTTGGTGATACACTTAACGGCAAAATTGCAACACGCTATTCGTTAACTGAAGATTTAGCCATACGCGCTTCAGCGTCAACAGGGTTTAGAGCGCCTTCATTACAGCAGCAATATTTTACCTCAGTTGCTACTGTATTTGTTGATAGCGTTCCGACCGAAACCGGCACCTTTGCACCAAGCAGTGATGTAGCCAAAGCGCTTGGCTCGCCGGGCCTTGATGCCGAAGAAGCCACAAACTACGGGGTTGGCTTTACTTGGTCTACCGACTTTAATTTCAGCTTATCGGTTGATTACTATCAAATACTAATTGATGACCGGATTGTTTTATCAAACAATTTATCGGGCGCAGCAATAGAAGAGTTGCTAGCTGGCACGGGCGCTAACCAAGGCCGCTTTTTCTTAAACGCTATAGATAGCAAAACGCGTGGTGTTGATGTGGTTGCCTCGTACAACTTAATCACCGATGGCTATGGCGATATTGCCTTTAACTTAGGGTATAACTACGGCAAAAATGAAGTCACTGATATTATTGACCCGCCCGCTGAACTACAAGGTGCTGGGTTTGATCAAGACAACTTGTTCTCAGGTACAGAGCTACGCCGCTTTGAAGTAAGCACCCCGCGCAATAAATACAATTTAAGTGCTACATGGACCCATGATGCGCTGCGTACAACACTTAGAACTACGCGTTATGGTGAAACCCAAGACCCTTCATCAACGCCTGAGCTAAACGAGGTATTAAAGCCTAAGTGGATCACTGATTTAGATGTAGCCTATGCCGCTACTGATAACCTAACGCTTAGTTTAGGTGCCAATAACATTTTTGATGTATACCCAGATCCTACCCGCGAAAATGTAGAAGAAGTCTCTACTTTTTCTCGCTTGTTTGCTTATTCAAGCTTTTCGCCCTACGGATTTAATGGCCGTTATGTGTACGGCAAAATAGAAATGAAGTTTTAA
- a CDS encoding branched-chain amino acid aminotransferase — MIVIQWRKIDHTREIKMAAFGTVFMPQMIQARFSDNQWSESSIVPSDKLELHAGAHVLHYSSTCFEGLKAFRHEDGSIYIFRIDANIARMQQSSALLSLPSFDGQMLKDMIIEIVKEYADETPLPPGSMYIRPTHIGTEAAIGKAAAPSMSSLLYTLLSPVGDYFTGGATALRVLLEEDGMRCAPHMGMVKSGGNYASALAPISAAREKYQADQILFCPGGDVQETGAANFILIDGDEIITKALDSTFLHGVTRNSILTIAKDLGMTVSERNFSVTELLERAAKPGTEAALSGTAAVLTPVGTFIHNDKEYKVGSGEPGPTTARLRQALNDIQWGKSEDKHGWLTKV, encoded by the coding sequence ATGATTGTCATACAATGGAGAAAAATAGACCACACAAGAGAGATTAAAATGGCCGCATTCGGTACTGTGTTTATGCCGCAGATGATTCAAGCTCGTTTTTCAGATAACCAATGGAGCGAAAGCTCAATCGTCCCTTCCGATAAACTTGAACTTCATGCGGGCGCGCACGTCCTTCATTATTCAAGCACGTGTTTTGAAGGCTTAAAAGCTTTTCGCCACGAAGATGGCTCTATTTATATTTTTAGAATAGATGCGAACATTGCGCGTATGCAGCAAAGCTCTGCGTTATTAAGCTTACCAAGCTTTGATGGGCAAATGCTAAAAGACATGATTATCGAGATTGTTAAAGAGTATGCTGATGAAACGCCATTACCACCGGGCTCTATGTACATTCGCCCAACTCACATAGGAACAGAGGCTGCCATTGGTAAAGCGGCTGCACCGTCAATGAGCTCGTTGTTATATACACTTTTATCGCCAGTTGGCGATTACTTTACCGGTGGCGCTACTGCACTGCGTGTATTACTTGAAGAAGATGGCATGCGCTGTGCGCCGCACATGGGCATGGTAAAAAGCGGCGGTAACTACGCCAGTGCACTTGCACCAATTAGCGCAGCACGCGAAAAATACCAAGCCGATCAAATATTGTTTTGCCCAGGCGGCGACGTACAAGAAACAGGTGCTGCTAACTTTATTCTTATTGACGGTGACGAAATTATCACCAAAGCGCTCGATAGCACGTTTTTACATGGCGTAACCCGTAATAGCATTTTAACCATTGCAAAAGATTTAGGCATGACGGTAAGCGAGCGTAACTTTAGTGTTACCGAGCTTTTAGAGCGTGCTGCAAAGCCAGGTACAGAAGCTGCACTTTCAGGCACTGCTGCGGTGTTAACGCCGGTAGGCACGTTTATTCATAACGATAAAGAATACAAAGTAGGCAGTGGCGAGCCAGGCCCTACAACAGCGCGATTACGCCAAGCATTGAACGATATTCAATGGGGTAAAAGTGAAGACAAACACGGCTGGTTAACTAAAGTCTAA